The following are encoded together in the Candidatus Margulisiibacteriota bacterium genome:
- a CDS encoding Flp family type IVb pilin, with amino-acid sequence MLSVIANFIKDEEGQGLVEYALIAALIAVAAIVALTFLGGTVSNKMKAVGGNIAGT; translated from the coding sequence ATGTTATCAGTAATAGCTAATTTTATTAAAGATGAAGAAGGACAAGGGCTAGTTGAATATGCTCTTATTGCAGCTTTAATCGCAGTTGCAGCTATCGTTGCATTAACCTTCCTTGGAGGGACAGTAAGCAACAAAATGAAAGCTGTCGGCGGCAACATCGCAGGTACCTAG
- a CDS encoding ferredoxin: MAISEVWIVDGCISCGACEAAAPEVFVVPDLAEIKSGVDFNQHEGEIKEAAESCPVNVIHYK; this comes from the coding sequence ATGGCAATTTCTGAAGTATGGATAGTTGACGGATGTATTTCCTGTGGAGCGTGTGAAGCAGCAGCTCCTGAAGTGTTTGTAGTTCCTGATCTGGCCGAAATTAAATCCGGAGTGGATTTTAATCAGCATGAGGGCGAAATTAAAGAAGCGGCGGAATCGTGCCCGGTGAATGTGATCCATTATAAATAA
- a CDS encoding ABC transporter ATP-binding protein: MIDFERVTKIFDSRLIIDNVDLTINKGEKVSIIGPSGCGKSTMLRLIIGLQPVTFGRVMIEGDDVAKLSSTGLAKLRLKFGMVFQSSALFDSLDVGKNVGFGLKQNTDYDDNKINKIVAEKLEMVGLAGIERTMPSELSGGMQKRVALARAIATSPKILLYDEPTTGLDPITSTVIENLINKLNAELDVTSIVVTHQLSTIYNTSDRIIMMHSGKLFEAGTPDEAKRNQNPIINHFLNGIVTPSERKEY, encoded by the coding sequence GTGATAGATTTTGAGAGAGTAACAAAAATATTCGATAGCAGGCTTATAATTGATAATGTTGACCTGACAATCAACAAAGGAGAGAAAGTCTCTATTATCGGTCCAAGCGGGTGTGGGAAAAGCACTATGCTGCGACTCATCATCGGGCTTCAACCTGTAACTTTTGGACGAGTCATGATTGAAGGCGATGATGTTGCGAAACTTAGCTCTACGGGACTTGCAAAACTTCGCTTAAAGTTCGGGATGGTATTTCAGTCTTCAGCTCTGTTTGATTCTTTGGATGTGGGTAAGAACGTAGGTTTTGGACTGAAACAGAATACGGATTATGATGATAATAAAATTAATAAAATTGTCGCTGAAAAATTGGAGATGGTTGGTCTTGCCGGTATAGAGAGGACAATGCCATCGGAATTGTCCGGTGGGATGCAGAAACGTGTGGCCCTTGCACGCGCGATTGCAACGAGTCCGAAAATACTTCTTTATGACGAGCCGACAACCGGATTAGATCCTATTACCTCAACTGTCATCGAAAACCTGATAAATAAATTGAATGCTGAGCTTGATGTTACTTCAATAGTGGTTACTCATCAGTTGAGCACTATATATAATACTTCAGATAGAATTATCATGATGCATAGCGGGAAGCTGTTCGAAGCCGGAACTCCGGATGAAGCTAAAAGAAATCAAAATCCTATTATCAACCACTTTTTAAATGGAATAGTGACACCGAGTGAAAGGAAGGAATATTAA
- a CDS encoding Flp family type IVb pilin, with translation MTELLADFIKNEEGQGLVEYALIAALIAVAAIVALTFLGGTVSNKMRAIGDNIATDT, from the coding sequence ATGACAGAGTTACTAGCTGATTTTATTAAAAATGAAGAAGGACAAGGGTTAGTTGAATATGCCCTTATTGCAGCCTTAATCGCAGTTGCAGCTATCGTTGCATTAACCTTCCTTGGAGGGACAGTGAGCAACAAAATGAGAGCTATCGGCGACAACATCGCTACAGACACATGA
- a CDS encoding nickel-responsive transcriptional regulator NikR: MNDLVRFGVSIEKELLDKFDILIDQKGYTNRSEALRDLIRDSLAQKDQEDKTKESTGTISIVYDHHTHELTHKLTAIQHDYHELINSTIHIHLDHHNCLEVIVVKGPIARLESLANNLASVKGVKTGKLTLAI; encoded by the coding sequence ATGAACGATCTGGTGAGATTCGGGGTATCAATAGAAAAAGAATTGCTTGATAAGTTCGACATACTTATTGACCAAAAAGGATATACCAACAGATCGGAAGCATTAAGGGACCTTATTAGAGACAGTCTTGCGCAAAAAGATCAGGAAGATAAGACCAAAGAATCAACCGGAACAATTTCCATTGTTTACGACCATCATACCCACGAACTGACACACAAGCTCACAGCAATACAGCACGACTACCATGAATTAATTAACTCGACCATCCATATCCACCTTGACCATCATAACTGCCTCGAAGTTATTGTCGTTAAAGGCCCCATAGCCCGGCTAGAGTCTCTGGCAAATAACCTGGCCTCCGTCAAAGGGGTAAAAACAGGAAAATTAACCTTAGCCATTTAA
- a CDS encoding iron-sulfur cluster assembly scaffold protein: protein MGQEAWAYSDIVKDHFTNPRNVLEDEDSYEADGKGYVGNPTCGDAMLVVIKVDKESDRIKELKWKTYGCASALASTSMMSVMLTEDGGMILDKAYKITPQQILERLGGLPSHKIHCSVLGDKALREAIDDYYKKSGQGDKVEKDVATVICHCLNVTDKEIEEEVLEGSDTFEKLQEHTKISTACGKCRLKAIEVFEEYRKKYFGE, encoded by the coding sequence ATGGGACAGGAAGCTTGGGCATATAGTGATATTGTAAAAGATCATTTCACGAATCCGCGGAATGTTTTAGAGGATGAAGATTCCTATGAGGCTGACGGCAAAGGGTATGTCGGTAATCCGACATGCGGAGATGCGATGCTGGTCGTTATTAAAGTTGATAAAGAGAGTGATCGGATTAAGGAATTAAAATGGAAAACTTATGGTTGCGCCAGCGCTCTAGCCAGCACGTCGATGATGTCAGTAATGCTTACTGAAGATGGTGGTATGATACTCGACAAAGCGTACAAAATAACTCCCCAGCAGATTCTCGAAAGACTTGGGGGCCTTCCATCACACAAAATTCATTGTTCCGTTTTAGGCGATAAAGCTTTGCGTGAGGCTATTGATGACTATTATAAGAAAAGCGGGCAAGGGGATAAGGTCGAAAAAGATGTCGCGACCGTTATCTGTCATTGCCTTAATGTCACTGACAAAGAGATAGAGGAAGAGGTCCTTGAAGGTTCAGATACTTTCGAAAAGCTGCAGGAACATACTAAAATATCGACTGCTTGTGGTAAGTGCAGGTTAAAAGCAATAGAAGTATTTGAAGAATATCGAAAAAAGTATTTCGGTGAGTAA
- a CDS encoding DNA helicase RecG gives MNEKLKTSIQYIKGVGPKLAKCFEKLELYTVNDLIYFFPRSYEDRRRIPKISEAKNNETMFFVGDVVATKVETTKNRHKLFKANIHDGYGYLSVVWFNQAFLETTIMKGNRLFVSGKVEYNHYTGEYQLMCADYEILDKDMANNISLNRVVPVYNLTKGIVQKKIRMSIYSVLLGYLNYVDEFYEEAFRKQHKLMGIKEALYNLHYPKDRESYALAKRRIVFDDFFMMQLVLAKKRFLNQHREKGISFNVDSQLYVRYLDSLPYSLTNAQQRVINEIKGDMKKIHPMNRLVQGDVGSGKTEIAVAAIIVAVENGYQAALMAPTEILAEQHYKKLLKYLEPLGIKVELLIGRLKTKQKRNVLEYVASNSVDVVIGTHALIQEKVEIPNLGLAIVDEQHRFGVMQRAALKKYGKNPDLVVMTATPIPRTLSLTVYGDLDKSVIDEMPPGRKEIKTEWVTKSTQVLEFLRKKLKDGEQAYYVLPLVEESEKLDLKAAIDMHEYLKTDIYPEFPVGLIHGKMKGDEKDNVMQMFRNKEIRLLVATTVIEVGIDVPNATVMVIEHAERFGLSQLHQLRGRVGRGSLRSYCILIGNPKSEDGRKRLKVMTETTNGFKLAEFDLQLRGPGDFYGVKQSGLPTMRMADFIKDEPLLLEARKIAVDIIEIDPHLDGSEHKSIKKALERTEEYQFSKDAMN, from the coding sequence ATGAACGAAAAATTAAAAACATCAATACAATATATCAAAGGTGTTGGTCCGAAGTTAGCTAAATGTTTTGAAAAGCTAGAGCTTTATACTGTAAATGATCTTATCTATTTTTTCCCGCGTTCGTACGAAGACAGACGCCGTATCCCTAAAATTTCGGAAGCTAAAAATAACGAAACAATGTTTTTTGTCGGTGATGTTGTTGCTACGAAAGTGGAGACTACTAAGAACCGGCATAAGCTTTTTAAGGCAAATATCCATGATGGCTACGGGTATCTTTCGGTAGTCTGGTTTAATCAGGCGTTCCTGGAAACTACCATAATGAAAGGAAATCGTCTCTTTGTGTCCGGTAAAGTTGAGTACAATCACTATACTGGCGAATATCAGTTGATGTGTGCCGATTATGAGATTCTGGATAAAGATATGGCGAATAATATTTCCTTGAACCGAGTTGTTCCGGTGTATAACTTAACAAAGGGCATCGTGCAAAAAAAGATCCGTATGTCGATCTATAGTGTTCTTCTCGGATATTTGAACTATGTTGATGAATTCTATGAGGAAGCTTTTCGCAAACAGCATAAACTTATGGGGATCAAGGAAGCTCTGTATAATCTCCATTATCCGAAGGACCGGGAATCCTATGCACTCGCTAAAAGAAGAATTGTGTTCGATGATTTTTTTATGATGCAGCTTGTTCTGGCAAAAAAGAGATTTCTTAACCAGCATCGAGAAAAGGGAATTAGCTTTAATGTGGATTCACAATTATATGTTCGCTACCTTGATTCGCTTCCTTATTCATTAACCAATGCCCAGCAGCGTGTTATTAACGAAATTAAAGGCGATATGAAGAAAATTCATCCGATGAACCGGCTTGTTCAGGGCGATGTCGGTTCCGGTAAAACCGAGATTGCAGTAGCCGCTATTATTGTCGCAGTTGAGAATGGCTATCAAGCAGCGCTGATGGCTCCGACAGAGATTCTAGCCGAGCAACATTACAAAAAGCTTCTTAAATATCTTGAACCACTTGGTATTAAAGTGGAATTGCTTATTGGAAGGCTCAAAACCAAACAGAAGAGGAATGTGCTTGAGTACGTGGCCAGTAACAGTGTTGATGTTGTGATTGGAACCCATGCGCTTATTCAGGAAAAAGTTGAAATTCCTAATTTAGGCTTAGCAATAGTTGATGAACAGCATCGCTTCGGGGTTATGCAACGAGCAGCACTGAAGAAATATGGGAAGAACCCCGATCTCGTGGTAATGACTGCGACTCCAATTCCACGAACGTTATCGTTGACTGTTTATGGCGATCTCGATAAATCGGTTATCGATGAAATGCCTCCGGGAAGAAAAGAGATAAAAACCGAATGGGTAACGAAGTCAACACAGGTACTTGAGTTCCTCAGAAAGAAATTAAAAGACGGAGAGCAGGCATATTATGTTTTGCCTTTGGTAGAAGAGTCGGAGAAGCTTGATCTTAAAGCTGCAATAGATATGCACGAATATCTTAAAACTGATATATATCCTGAGTTTCCGGTAGGGCTTATTCATGGGAAAATGAAAGGTGATGAAAAGGATAATGTCATGCAGATGTTTAGAAATAAGGAAATCCGGCTTCTTGTTGCAACAACCGTTATTGAGGTTGGTATTGATGTTCCTAATGCTACTGTGATGGTAATAGAACATGCTGAAAGGTTCGGGTTATCCCAACTTCATCAATTGCGGGGAAGGGTAGGCCGGGGAAGCTTGCGGTCCTATTGCATCCTCATAGGGAACCCAAAATCGGAAGATGGCCGTAAAAGGCTTAAGGTGATGACTGAGACAACAAACGGCTTTAAACTTGCAGAGTTTGATTTGCAGTTGCGGGGACCGGGAGACTTCTATGGCGTCAAGCAGAGCGGGCTCCCGACAATGAGAATGGCTGATTTTATCAAAGATGAACCGTTGTTGCTGGAAGCTCGTAAGATTGCCGTCGATATTATTGAGATAGATCCGCATCTTGATGGTAGCGAACATAAGAGCATCAAAAAGGCATTGGAGCGGACTGAAGAATACCAGTTTAGTAAAGATGCTATGAATTAA
- a CDS encoding ABC transporter permease, producing the protein MFKLLGSLVISFIDELGNITILGLRAMRSIVKGKVQMRNVIDQMAWLGVNSLAVSVTTAAFVGMVFATQIVTKFSKLGAISMVGGIVGLAVWRELAPILTAVVLAGRIGAAIAAELGSMKVTDQIDAMESMAVSPVDYLVAPRVLSCVFMLPVLIIFADLIGFLGGYFVSVFIFSVNPVSYFTSASTMLTVTDIWPGIFIKGPIFGLIISMIATYKGLSAKGGARGVGEVTTSAVVLALVSIFVSNYFLSQIIFR; encoded by the coding sequence ATGTTTAAGTTATTAGGTTCTTTAGTCATAAGTTTCATTGACGAGTTAGGTAATATCACTATTCTGGGCCTCAGGGCAATGCGTTCGATTGTCAAAGGAAAGGTCCAGATGCGGAATGTTATTGATCAGATGGCTTGGCTTGGCGTCAACTCACTGGCTGTTTCGGTGACTACTGCTGCTTTTGTCGGCATGGTATTTGCGACGCAGATCGTTACTAAATTTTCGAAGCTTGGTGCGATCAGTATGGTCGGTGGAATTGTTGGGCTAGCTGTGTGGCGGGAATTAGCTCCTATCCTTACTGCTGTTGTTCTTGCCGGTAGAATAGGCGCTGCGATTGCTGCAGAGTTAGGTTCTATGAAGGTTACTGATCAGATAGATGCCATGGAATCTATGGCAGTAAGCCCGGTTGATTACCTTGTTGCTCCTAGAGTATTATCCTGCGTTTTTATGTTGCCGGTCTTGATTATTTTTGCTGACCTGATAGGTTTTCTAGGCGGATATTTCGTTTCTGTATTTATCTTTAGTGTTAATCCGGTATCCTATTTTACCTCGGCTTCAACAATGCTAACAGTTACTGATATATGGCCAGGTATTTTTATTAAAGGCCCTATTTTTGGTTTGATTATTTCTATGATCGCTACATACAAAGGGTTAAGCGCAAAAGGTGGTGCTCGAGGTGTTGGCGAAGTAACAACAAGTGCTGTTGTTCTCGCATTAGTAAGCATATTTGTCTCCAACTATTTTTTGTCGCAAATTATTTTTAGGTGA
- a CDS encoding cobalt ABC transporter ATP-binding protein, whose translation MTIIKLNNVTYIYSDGNKGLSNISLEIKKGENVALMGPNGAGKSTLIYHLNGILPEKHNENIIIGELPINNKNLSEIRAKVGMLFQNSDNQLFMSSVREDIGFAPYNFGSNDIEARINNALLMTGTTHLQHKHPLHLSLGEKKLVALAGILAQQPEILVLDEPAAGLDPGQKSTTVRLLKNLTCTKIIATHELNVAQYLCQRVIILEKGKIAQDGPIDILRNTDILKKYNLLEDF comes from the coding sequence ATGACAATTATAAAACTGAATAATGTAACCTATATCTATAGTGACGGCAATAAAGGCCTTAGCAACATCTCGTTAGAAATAAAAAAAGGAGAAAATGTTGCTTTAATGGGACCGAACGGTGCAGGCAAATCAACGCTTATCTATCACCTCAATGGCATTCTACCGGAAAAACACAATGAAAACATCATCATCGGCGAGCTTCCCATCAATAACAAAAACTTATCCGAAATTCGAGCTAAAGTGGGTATGTTATTCCAAAACTCCGATAACCAGCTTTTCATGTCAAGCGTGCGCGAAGATATTGGATTTGCTCCCTATAACTTTGGATCAAACGATATTGAAGCCAGGATAAACAATGCCCTGCTGATGACCGGAACCACTCACTTGCAACACAAACATCCTCTTCATCTTAGCTTAGGCGAAAAAAAATTGGTCGCACTGGCAGGAATACTGGCACAACAGCCTGAGATACTCGTACTTGATGAACCGGCAGCCGGCCTTGATCCCGGACAAAAGTCTACAACAGTGAGGCTCCTTAAAAATCTCACCTGCACCAAAATTATCGCAACACATGAACTTAACGTGGCACAATATCTATGCCAGCGAGTTATTATCCTTGAAAAAGGGAAAATTGCACAAGATGGCCCGATAGATATACTAAGGAATACTGACATACTAAAAAAATATAATTTACTGGAAGATTTCTAG
- a CDS encoding cysteine desulfurase NifS: MNKRVYLDNNATTPLHPEVQKIMTDNIDIFGNASSFHESGRRARSLIEKSRETISSYLGCSPLEIIFTAGGSESNNTALNTINCCNAACAAECKRRVITTSIEHPSVLNACMYFKKIGREVSFLPVDEYGIVRTADLEKEISPGLVSIMYANNEVGSIQPIKKLAEIAHKHKAVFHTDAVQAVGKLPFKIVDIDADMLSLSGHKLHGPKGIGVLYIKKGIHFCPLIIGGHHERNRRAGTENNLAIIGLGKAFEMLEKEFEEENEKLLRLKNKLRDGILESIPEVKLNGHETECLPGTLNISFKYIEGESILLMLDMEGIEVSTGSACASGSLDPSHVLLAMGLDPHFAHGSIRFSLGRDNTEADIDYVLLKLPAIVSKLRKMSPLYKGPVSARAVETGKSR, encoded by the coding sequence ATGAATAAACGGGTTTATCTAGATAATAATGCCACAACTCCCCTACACCCTGAAGTTCAAAAAATCATGACAGATAATATCGATATTTTTGGAAATGCCTCCAGTTTTCATGAGAGTGGACGCAGAGCCCGGTCGTTGATAGAAAAGTCCCGGGAGACCATTTCCAGCTACCTGGGATGTTCGCCGCTCGAAATTATTTTTACTGCGGGAGGTTCGGAATCAAATAATACTGCCCTTAACACGATTAATTGCTGTAATGCAGCTTGTGCTGCAGAATGTAAGCGAAGAGTAATTACGACTTCGATCGAGCATCCTTCAGTATTAAATGCTTGTATGTACTTTAAGAAAATCGGACGGGAAGTTTCTTTTCTGCCGGTAGATGAATATGGTATTGTTCGTACTGCCGATCTTGAGAAAGAGATATCTCCGGGGCTTGTCTCGATCATGTATGCGAATAACGAAGTGGGATCGATTCAGCCCATAAAGAAATTAGCGGAAATTGCCCACAAACATAAAGCAGTGTTTCATACCGATGCGGTCCAGGCAGTAGGAAAGCTGCCTTTTAAAATCGTCGATATTGATGCTGATATGTTGTCGCTTTCAGGGCACAAACTTCATGGTCCCAAAGGTATAGGAGTTCTTTATATCAAAAAGGGTATTCATTTTTGTCCGCTTATCATTGGCGGCCACCACGAGAGAAATCGAAGAGCCGGGACTGAAAATAATCTTGCTATAATCGGGCTTGGTAAGGCATTTGAAATGCTTGAAAAAGAGTTCGAAGAGGAAAATGAAAAGTTATTGAGATTAAAGAATAAACTACGAGATGGAATACTTGAGTCAATTCCAGAAGTGAAGCTTAACGGGCATGAAACCGAATGTTTGCCAGGGACACTGAATATATCTTTTAAATATATAGAAGGTGAGTCAATTCTGCTGATGCTTGATATGGAAGGTATAGAGGTGTCGACCGGGTCTGCTTGTGCTTCCGGCTCTCTCGATCCTTCACATGTTCTTCTGGCGATGGGGCTTGATCCACATTTCGCTCATGGGTCTATTCGCTTCAGTCTGGGAAGAGATAATACTGAAGCCGATATAGATTATGTGTTGCTCAAACTGCCGGCAATTGTCAGTAAACTGCGGAAGATGTCTCCTCTCTATAAAGGCCCAGTCAGCGCCAGAGCAGTTGAAACCGGTAAGTCCCGCTAG
- the rpmB gene encoding 50S ribosomal protein L28, with protein sequence MSKKCDICGKGPIFGNAVSHSNKKTRRKWYPNIQAITILVKGIKKKVKACTSCIKTNKLEKTF encoded by the coding sequence ATGTCAAAAAAATGTGATATTTGTGGAAAAGGTCCGATATTCGGAAATGCAGTAAGTCATTCTAATAAAAAAACCAGAAGAAAATGGTACCCTAATATACAAGCAATAACAATTCTTGTAAAAGGTATTAAGAAAAAAGTAAAAGCTTGCACATCTTGTATAAAGACAAATAAGCTCGAAAAAACCTTCTAA
- a CDS encoding prepilin peptidase, with protein sequence MDVLIFSKVILVTIIITISVITDLATRKIYNILTLPAICCGLLFNMIYFSLNNFSLRAIAEGFIFSFSGLIIALVVFFILFAFGWFGGGDAKLMGAIGAFMGSHFIIWCILYTLIAGGICSFFLIINDIVTKRKRSQIIIFFISLKNKLLYRMPLIFPDKKKSATFTYSIAIAMGFVASLLKFNILKIPFTW encoded by the coding sequence ATGGACGTATTAATATTTTCTAAAGTTATTCTCGTCACAATTATAATAACAATCTCTGTTATCACTGACTTAGCCACAAGAAAAATATACAATATTTTGACTTTACCAGCCATATGCTGCGGACTCTTGTTCAACATGATCTATTTTTCTTTAAACAATTTTTCCCTTCGAGCAATTGCAGAAGGCTTTATTTTCAGTTTCTCGGGACTTATTATTGCACTCGTTGTCTTCTTTATTCTTTTTGCCTTCGGATGGTTTGGTGGCGGAGATGCTAAGCTTATGGGGGCAATAGGCGCATTTATGGGTTCTCACTTCATTATTTGGTGCATTTTGTATACATTGATAGCCGGAGGAATATGCAGCTTTTTTCTAATAATAAATGATATCGTAACAAAAAGAAAAAGGTCTCAAATTATTATATTCTTTATAAGTTTAAAAAATAAACTGCTCTATCGAATGCCACTCATATTTCCTGACAAAAAAAAATCTGCGACATTCACATATAGTATTGCAATTGCTATGGGGTTCGTAGCATCCCTATTAAAATTTAATATTTTAAAAATACCCTTTACCTGGTAA
- a CDS encoding phosphodiesterase, which yields MKLGIISDTHGDYSAWEYIRNYIFLDVDAIIHAGDILYGADYANMKSFTSSLTTTTIPIYAARGNCDKYMAQEIPDGMMSHPYGTVTFDKKRIVFTHGDIYLSYISKKLLAKELRADILISGHTHIYNYLKEDGIYFINPGSPASPKNNEKTPTVMILEDTKLHLINSTSGSIIQTYNID from the coding sequence ATGAAACTTGGAATTATATCCGATACTCATGGTGATTATTCCGCATGGGAATACATCCGAAATTATATCTTTCTCGATGTTGACGCCATCATTCACGCAGGAGACATCCTTTACGGTGCTGATTACGCCAACATGAAATCCTTCACGTCATCCCTGACAACTACTACCATTCCGATTTATGCTGCCCGAGGAAACTGCGATAAATATATGGCCCAGGAGATTCCTGACGGAATGATGTCCCATCCATATGGAACAGTAACCTTCGATAAAAAAAGAATTGTTTTTACTCATGGCGACATATATTTATCTTACATATCAAAAAAATTACTGGCAAAAGAATTACGGGCAGATATCCTGATCTCCGGACATACTCATATCTATAACTACCTTAAAGAAGACGGGATATATTTCATTAACCCCGGATCACCGGCATCCCCGAAAAATAACGAAAAAACACCAACAGTGATGATTTTAGAGGATACAAAACTTCATCTCATCAATAGCACTAGCGGATCAATAATTCAAACATATAATATTGACTAA
- a CDS encoding NAD(P)H-hydrate dehydratase — MNNLVSACFKPRAKDSYKGDYGRLMVYGGSFGMMGAACLVARGAMRTGAGLVYIASPLLLVNFFNLAFTEAVIKGYPDELGTISHDSIDTLLADMEKASALVIGPGLGVSPNARKIILDILKNLRKPVVLDADGINNIHRHELKHIKASVIITPHYGEFSRLMDLSIADIQSSGTELSRRAAGELNITIVLKSYRTLITDGERSIENTTGNPGMATAGSGDVLSGVIGGLLAMGNGVFESAVAGTYVHGLAGDIAAVDKGEYGLIASDIVECLPSAVLKVQKYNV; from the coding sequence ATGAATAATCTCGTTTCAGCGTGTTTTAAACCTAGAGCAAAAGATTCGTACAAGGGTGATTATGGTCGGTTAATGGTGTATGGCGGCAGTTTCGGGATGATGGGTGCTGCGTGTCTGGTTGCCAGAGGCGCGATGAGGACCGGAGCTGGTTTAGTCTATATTGCATCTCCTTTATTATTAGTAAACTTTTTTAACCTTGCTTTTACCGAGGCAGTAATTAAGGGGTATCCTGACGAGTTAGGAACTATTTCGCATGATTCTATCGATACGTTATTAGCAGACATGGAAAAAGCGAGTGCACTCGTTATCGGACCGGGTTTGGGAGTCTCTCCCAACGCGAGAAAAATAATTTTGGATATTTTAAAAAATTTAAGAAAGCCGGTTGTTTTAGATGCTGACGGTATTAACAATATTCATCGGCATGAATTGAAACATATTAAAGCATCTGTCATCATTACTCCTCATTACGGAGAATTTTCACGGCTGATGGATTTGTCGATTGCTGATATCCAAAGCAGCGGGACTGAGTTATCCAGAAGAGCTGCCGGAGAGTTGAATATTACTATCGTTTTGAAAAGTTACAGAACGTTAATAACAGATGGGGAACGTTCTATTGAGAACACAACAGGTAATCCGGGAATGGCGACAGCCGGATCCGGAGATGTGCTGTCCGGTGTGATTGGCGGGCTGCTGGCTATGGGTAATGGAGTTTTTGAAAGTGCTGTTGCCGGGACATATGTGCATGGGTTGGCTGGAGACATTGCGGCTGTTGATAAAGGAGAGTATGGTCTGATAGCCTCAGATATTGTAGAATGTTTACCTAGTGCAGTTTTAAAGGTGCAAAAATATAATGTTTAA
- a CDS encoding cobalamin biosynthesis protein CbiM, protein MHIPDGFLDTKTILLTSTLSAGYLAYSLKKARTILDNKTVPVIGLLSAYIFAGQMINFPVLAGTSGHLIGATLATIVVGPILASIIISVVLIIQCLLFGDGGITALGANILCMGMIAVWTSYFAYKGLHAFFSKEKTAVVLFIASWTSVVAASAICSLLLITSHTTPLLSTIIAMVGIHSLIGIGEGIITVATTNAIRKAKPELLSEGVL, encoded by the coding sequence ATGCATATACCGGATGGGTTTTTAGATACAAAAACAATACTCCTTACCTCAACCTTATCCGCAGGTTATCTCGCCTATTCCCTAAAAAAAGCCCGAACGATCCTCGACAACAAAACTGTCCCGGTAATCGGATTACTTTCGGCATATATTTTTGCCGGACAGATGATTAATTTTCCGGTACTAGCCGGCACGAGCGGACATCTTATTGGTGCAACACTGGCAACAATAGTTGTGGGCCCAATATTAGCCTCGATCATCATAAGCGTCGTTCTCATAATCCAGTGCCTGTTATTCGGTGACGGCGGCATCACTGCACTCGGTGCTAATATTTTGTGCATGGGGATGATTGCGGTATGGACAAGCTACTTTGCGTATAAGGGACTTCACGCTTTCTTCAGTAAAGAAAAAACGGCCGTCGTATTATTTATCGCTTCATGGACATCGGTCGTCGCAGCATCAGCTATTTGTTCACTATTACTCATAACAAGCCATACTACACCGTTATTAAGTACGATTATTGCAATGGTCGGAATTCATTCGCTTATCGGCATCGGCGAAGGCATCATTACAGTTGCAACAACAAACGCTATACGAAAAGCAAAACCGGAATTATTATCCGAAGGAGTCCTATGA